The genomic window TAATTTAGTTCCATAAGTACTATACAGTGTTTTAACCGACAAGTAAAATTTAGACGCTAGAAAAAATAAAAAAAGATGATTAAACGGGTATTTAATCATCTTTTTTACTTTTAATTGATTAAGTCTTTAGCCAATACAAAAGTATAATCTTGGCTTTTTAAAAACTTAATGACATTTTCTAAACTATCTGCTGAATCTTGGTGAATATCATGCATCAGCACAATACTGTGAGGTTGCAATTCTTTTTTAACTTCCCCTAAAATGGCTGTGGCATTATGTGTTTTCCAATCGAGTGTGTCGATATTCCATAACGCAATCGTCATATTGGGTTCCACTTTTGTTACTCTTTCATTGTATGCACCATAAGGCGGGCGTAAAAGTGTTGGACGTTCTCCAGTAATTTTTTCGATGCGTTGATTGGTGGACTCAATCTCTTGTTTGATACTTGCTTCATCTAATTTCGTCAAGTCTTTGTGATCATACGTATGATTCCCAATGTCATGTCCTGCTTCATGAATTTTCTTCACAACATCTGGGTAATTATCAACCATTGTCCCTAACATAAAGAATGTGGCTTTAATGTTGTATTTTTTTAACGTATTTAATATTTGTATGGAACTGGTGTTGTTTGGTCCATCATCAAATGTTAAGGCCACTTTCTTATCATCGTTTAAAATCGTTGGATCATTTTTTATGACTTCTTTTTGCAACACAGATAATTGACTCGCATAAACTTGTCTTAGCTTATCATTTTTAAGACCACTCACTTCTTTATTCAGCTTTTTATACTGGTCAGAAGTTGGAACTGTCTTAATTTTTTTATCTTGAATATACGTTTTCATCTCTTTGTCTAAAGATACAAGAGCATTATGTTGTTCGGTGATTTGCTTTAACCCAGCTTCTAAAGAGGCTTTTTGTTCATCTTTAGGTAACGACGTCACATTTGAATCCAATTCATCTTTCATAGATTGGGTAATTGATTGTGAGATGGCTAAATCTTTGACTAAACTATTTTTATTAAAAGGTTTTGTGCCAAAAATAGCAGACATTTGCTGTGATGCTTTAATTTTTTTCTGGATGGCATCAATCGTTTCAGCATCTTTGTTTAAGCCAAGCATCAATTGTTTCTTTTGATTCTTCACTTTTCCAGAAATATTTGAAATATCATCAACCGTTTTAATGCTTTGATGAACACTATCCTTCGTTTGATTCGCGGTTTTAAGTAAGTCTTGATTTATCACAAAGTTTTCTAAATTTTGTTGACTTAATTCTTGAATCGACTGATCGATCACTTTCTTTTCGCTTGTCACACTGCTTAGTGTTTGACTCGCTTTTTTATCAAGAGTCATTCGACGAACTAAAAAGACAACCTCTACAATAAGAATAAGTAATAAAAAAATTAATATAAATTGCTTTCTTTTTTCTTTAATCAATGTTCCAATCTACACCTTTCTAAAATATAACAGTTCTATTCTAACAGTAATTATTAAAAATGTTTATTATTTTTAGGTTTTTTCTATAACAAAATAGGTACGTTTCCTTTATTTTATCTCATTTAGATTACATATTTTATTAATTTGTTCATTTTATTTACTAAATCGTGTTGTTTCGAGTGTGCCTTATATCATCCGTTTAGATTTTCATTAAAATAACTTGAAAAATCCTCATTTTATAATCATAAACAGCAATGACTCTCATGACTATGTTAGAATAATCTTGCTATGCTGAATATACATTGGAGGGAATATATAATGGACATTCAAGACTACATGAAAGCATTTATTGATACTTTTTACGAAAATAAACAAGACATTCAACAAGGAAAGCCAATTAAGCTGATTCCTAACGACACCATCAACGCACTAAAAAATACGACCATCACCGAAGATGGACGTGATTTAGACAGTCTACTGAAAATGTTAGAAGAAAGTGTCTATCCTTTTAGAAATGTTAGTGAACATAAACGAAATTTTGCTTTTATTCCTGCACCTGTTGTTGATATTTCAAAATTAGGTGATTTGTTTGAATCTTTTTATAACCCAAACGCTGCAGGATTTTATTCTAGCTCTGGAACAGCTGTCATCGAAGAAGAAATGATGGCTTATTTATGTGAAAAAGCTGGATATGATCCAAAAAAAGCAAGTGGCACATTTTTATCAGGGGGATCAATGGCCAATTTAAATGCCACTATAGCTGCCAGAGATAAATATTTATCATTAGATGACATCACAAAAGGTGTGGTTTATATTTCTGATCAGGCACATCATAGTGTTCATAAAGCACTTCACGTGATTGGCATTCCAGATGAAAGAATTCGCCGTGTAAAAACAGATGACCGATTAAAAATTGACCCCACAGTACTTCAAGAAACAATCAAAACGGATAAAAAGAATGCGTTACGTCCTTTTATCGTCATTGCGACAGCCGGGACAACAAATGCAGGGGTGATTGATCCATTACCTGAATTGGCTAAAATTTGTAAAGAAGAAGACATGTGGCTGCACGTGGACGGAGCGTTTGGCGCATCGGTGTTATTATCATCAAGCCACACTCACCTACTAAAAGGGATTGAACAGGCTGATAGTATCACGTGGGATGCACATAAATGGCTCTTCCAAAGTTACTCTTGTGCGATGTTACTGGTAAAAGATAAAGCCGATTTATTGCGAAGTTTTAGTGAAACGCCTGAGTATTTAGAAGATGCTTCTGAAAACGAGCACATCAACACATGGGATTTAGGACTTGATTTATCTCGTCCCGCTCGTGTTGTGAAGTTGTGGTTATCCATGCAAGCACTTGGAACGAAAAAATTAGGTGACACCATTGATTACGGAATCAAACTAGCTGAATACACTGAGTCTGTCGTGCGAAATACACCAAAACTAGACATTGTCACACCTGCTCAAACAGCGATTCTGAACTTTAGATACTACCGTGAAGGCTTAAGCGAAGAAGAATTAAATTTGTTCAATACAGCCCTTTCAAATATGATTTCTAATCAAGGGTTTGCTCAAATTTTGACAACAAAACTTCAAGGAAAAACAGTATTACGTATGTGTACCATCTCGCCTGAAACGACACAAGAAGACATCGATAAAACAATCGAACACATTTCTTCTTGTATAGAAACATTAGAAACTAACTAAAAAATAAGCCGAACACGATACCTTAAAAACGTCGTGTTCGGCTTTTATTATTCAATTGATAAGAGTTGTAGATGATTGACTCCAGTTAATTTTTCTAGTTCCACTAAGAGTTCATTCACCGACACTGATAGTTCTTTGATATCAATCCCCATGACCACTGTTGCAGTGTCTTGGATGGGAATATTTTGATTGATTGTTAAGACATTTCCCCCAAGTTCTGACAAACGGTTCAACACAGAGGACAGTAACCCTTTTTTATCGGTTAAGTTAAATGAAATGAGTGTTTTTCTAATTTGTGCCGTTTTATCAGCGACAAACACATGATCTTTGTACTTATAAAACGCACTTCGAGATAGGCCAACTTCATTGACAACCTCACTCACATTTTTAAAATCTCCTGAGTTTAATAATTTCTTTGCTTCGATTACCTTTGAGAAAACGTCTGGTAATACGTCTTGATTGACGATTAGATAGTTCTGTGACATACTTCTGCTCCTTTATAATCTACCGATAAATCAAGAGCCTTCCATTTATGTTTCAGTGTGGCTAGTGACGTATTTAATCCTTTCATATCAACTTGTGACGTGAAAACTCCCATCAATGTTGAGCCACTACCAGAAATATAAAACCCTTTTGCTCCTGATTCCTTTGCGATATGTTCTACTATATCATATTCGTCAATTAATTTTTTACGGTATGGCTGATGAATGCCATCATCTAAAAATTGATCTAAATTAGCCGCATCTCCTGTTTTTAATGCGTCTAATAAAAATAATAATTTTGCTTGATTGTCTACTACCGTTTTTAGCGGATAACTTTCAGGCAACACTCCTCGTGCGACTGATGTTTCCAACGTAAAATCGGGAACAAACGCCACAAATTGATACGACTCATCAACTGGATAATGTTGGAAAAAAATGTCGTCATCCATTTGATAAGAGGCACTTAATCCACCTAGTAAAGCAGGTACGACATTATCAGGATGCCCTTCAATTTGAGTACAATACTGCACCAACTCATCTTGACTTAGATGAAGCTGATGCAACTCATTGGCTGCTAACACACCTGATACGATACACACTGCACTACTACCCAAACCACGTGCAAACGGAATCTCACTATCAATCTGTAATTTAATTGGGGTCACAGGTCTTTTTAAGTCATCTAGCACGTATTTGTATGACTGATAAATTAAATTATCTTCTGTTTGAAATTCGACTGGGCAACCAGAAATCTCAAGTTTATCTGATAATTCAACCTCACACTCACCATAAAACGTCACAGCTAAACCTAATGTGTCAAACCCGACACCGACATTGGCAGATGTTGCCGGAACTTTAATACACACCATTATTACTCACCTACCTGTTTAATAATAATATCCTTCATTTCATCAATATCAATCACTTGATTATGTAAAATTGGTGCATGTTTCAAGTCTTTCAACTGACTTGGTGCATAGACGTTTGTTTTTTCTTCTAACTCATCAATTAATTTAAACTCGTCTTGTGAGCTATCAATCGCAAGTTCTGGAATGTCTTTGCTCACTTCTTGAACAAACTTATAAGGAGAAGCTGTTGATAAAATAACCGTTTTTTCTTTTTTCTCAGGACTATTTTCCAATACATAAGAAGCCACTGCTGTATGTGGATCAAGTAAATAGCCTTTTTCTTTGTATACTTTATCAATTTGTTCAGCTACTTGTTTATCTGTTGCATATCCTGTTCCAAATGTTTCTTGAATCGTGTTTAATAACTCGTCAGAAATTTTGAATTTCCCTGTCGTTTTTAACTGATTCATCAAGTCAGCCACATAATGAGCATCTCCCCCACTTAAATGGAACAACATTCTTTCTAAGTTTGATGAAATTAAAATATCCATACTTGGTGAGCTCGTCTTTTTAAACTCACGATTGGTGTCATACTCCCCTGTTTTTAAGAAATCATATAATACGTTGTTTTCGTTTGAGGCACAAATGAGTTTATTAATTGGTAACCCCATTTGTTGCGCGTAATATCCGGCTAAAATATTTCCAAAGTTTCCTGTTGGCACAATGTAGTCAATCTTTTCACCTAATTGAATTTCTCCCGTATTAACAAGTTCTGCGTATGACGCAAAATAGTAAACAACTTGTGGAATCAAACGACCAATGTTTACTGAGTTCGCACTTGAAAACTCAATGTGATGCTCTTTTAGTAATGCCACTAATTCTTCATCATGGAATAAACGTTTCACATTACTTTGCGCATCATCAAAGTTTCCATTAATTGACACAACCGCCACGTTTCCTCCATCTTGTGTTTGCATTTGTTTTTCTTGAATGGTTGATACCCCATTATTTGGGTAATACACAATCATATCAACTAATGGATCATTTTTAAATCCTTCCAAAGCCGCTTTACCAGTGTCACCACTTGTGGCTGTTAAAATTAATCGTTTGTTCGTATTATGTTGTGTTTTTGCTGATAAGTTTACTAGTTTTGGTAGCAGTGATAAGGCAACATCCTTAAATGAACACGTTGGCCCGTGGAATAATTCTAAAACATAATCATCGCCTACTTTTTTTAGTGGCGTGATTTTTTCATCACTAAATGTGTTTGTATAAGCCTCTTTCACACATTTTTTGATGTCATTTTCTGAAAACTCATTGAAAAACTGATTGATAACCAGTGAGGCAATCTCTTGGTAGTCCTTATTTAAAACAGTCGATACATCTAAATTCACATCATCTAAGTTAGGCAAGACAAACAATCCTCCATCAGGACTTAACCCTGCTAAAATCGCTTGACTAGCGGAATAGTTAATTGTTTCGTTTCTTGTACTTTGATATTTTTTTCCATCGTAACACTCCTTGTCTTTCATTTTAGTCTATGATACAATGTTCACCATATAAAAACAAGTGTATTTTACAGGAGGACTTATTATGAAAATTGCAATCCTTGGTTTTGGAACAGTCGGTTCAGGTGTTTATGAAATTTTACAGCAAAAAAATTTAGCGAAACAGTTTAGCGTGGAAAAAGTATGGTGTCGTCCAAATGACACCATTGAGATTCCAAAATTTTGTTCTAATATCGAAGACATTATAAACGATAAAGACATTGAACTGGTTGTTGAGGTATTAGGTGGCATTGAGGTACCATTTGATTTAATCTCTCGCATGTTAAAAAGTAAAAAACATGTCGTCACTGCAAATAAAGCCGTTATCGCGAGACACTATGACGCATTAACTGATTTAGCAAAAGAAAATGGTGTGTCACTTAACTTTGAAGCAAGTGTTGGTGGTGGGATTCCATGGATCAAAAACGTGGAGTTAGCTTCAAGAATTGATGCTATTTCAAAATGCTATGGTATTTTAAATGGTACATCAAACTTTATCTTAGATACAATGTTAAAAGAGGATGAAGATTTTGGTGATGTGTTAAAAGAAGCCCAAGATTTAGGTTACGCAGAAGCTGACCCAAGTGCAGATATTGATGGCTTTGATGTCTTAAATAAATTAATTATTTCTGCTAGAAAAGCATTCAATAAAAAGCTTGATCCAGATGATTTCTTTGTTCACTCAATGAAACAAATTACAAAAGACGATATTCATTACTTCAAACAAAAAGGCCATATTGTAAAATACATCGGTGAAATTACGCATGACGAAGGGGTTATCTCGTTACATGCTGTACCAGAAACATTTGTTGAAGCAACGATTCCAAGTAACAATAATATCGCCAGTCTTGAAGGAAAAACAATTGGAACATTAAAATTCTACGGACAAGGTGCAGGTAAATTACCAACCGCTAATGCCGTTGTACAAGATATTTTAGATATTTCAAAAAATATTTCTTATATTGATACTGACAACGTAGAAAATAATGATATAATTGAAAACAAAACAAATCACTATACATTCGTTATTCGAACAAACGAAACAATTGATGATGCGCTAATTAAAGAAAAAGATGGTGATTATTTAATTACTCATCCTATTACATTAGCTGACATCAAAAAACAAACACAATTAAACGATTCTCTGATTGTGAGAGTGATTACTCAGGAGGACTGGCATGATTAAAGTAACAAAATTTGGCGGAAGCAGTGTTGCGAATGCCACTCAGTTTAAAAAAGTTAAAAGTATTATTGATAGTGACCCAACACGTACTGTCGTTGTCACAAGTGCCAGTGGGAAAGAACAATCTGACGACCACAAAATGACCGATTTACTTTACCTATGCTATGAGCATAAACGTTACGGCATGCCATTTGACGATTTATTTCAAATGATTCGCGACAAATTAACTCGTATTGAAGATGAATTAGGTCTTGAGTCAACGATTTCTGAAGACTTGGATTTTTTATATCAAAAGCTTTCTGATTCAATTGACATTGATTATCTTGTCAGTCGTGGGGAATATTTAACAGCTAAATTATTAAGCAATTATTTAGGATTTAAGTTTGTTGATGCAAAAGACATTATCATCTTTAAACCAAATGGCCAAATTGATGAAAAACGCTCATGCAAAGCCATTCAAAAACTTATTAAAGAATCTGATAAAATCGTCGTGCCTGGTTTTTACGGGGCGTATCCTGATAAATCCATTCACTTAATGTCTCGTGGAGGGAGTGATATTACAGGAAGTTTCCTAGCAAATGTCATGGACGCTGTGTGTTATGAAAACTGGACGGATGTTTCTGGTATTTTAAAAGCCGATCCAAGAATCGTGAACAATCCAAAACAAATTGAAACCATTACCTATGAAGAATTACGTGAATTAGCCTACATGGGAGCTAATGTTATTCATGAGGAAGCCGTTAACCCTGTTAGACAAAAAAGTATTCCTATTCACATATTAAATACCAACGACCCTCAAAATCGTGGAACAGTTATTACAGCTGAAGACGAGCAAGAAAAACGTCAAGCGATTACTGGGATTACAGGGAAGAAAGATTTCTCAATTATTACGGTCGTTAAATCACATATGTCAAATGACTTTGGAACCATTCGAAAAGCACTTGAATGCATGGAAAAATACCGTATTATTGTCGAGCATATCCCGACTGGTGTGGATTCATTTTCTTTAGTGGTTGAAACAGCAAAATTAAAACCATTTTATTATGAAGTCATCTCTGATTTAAAAGCTAGTACACAAGCAGATAAAGTCACTGTCATTCACGATATCGCCCTTATTGCGATTGTGTCTCGTTTTATGAAAAACAAAACAGGAATGAGTGGTCGTTTGTTTAGCGCTCTTGGAGAGCAACAGATTAATATCTCACTTATTTCTCAAACAAGTGATGAATTAACCATTATTATTGGTGTTAAAAACGAAGATTATAATACCACGATTCAAACAATTTATTATGAATTTGAAGGAGACGATAGTTTATGAGCGAGTTAACTGTAGCAATTTTAGGAGCCACTGGTGAAGTGGGAAAAGAGATGTTAAATTCTCTGTTAGAACGCCAAATTCCCATTAAAGAATTAAGATTATTTGCCTCTAAACGAAGTACTGGACAAAAAGTTGCGTTTGGTGACAAAGAATTAGTAATCGAAACATTAACAACAGACTGTTTTGAAGGAATTGATATGGTCTTATGTGCGTTAGATGACGATATTGCTCGTATCTACCTGCCTGAAGCCAAAAAACAAGGTTGTTTAATTATTGATAATTCAAGTATTTATCGACTAGATGAAGACGTACCTTTAGTTGTACCAGAAGTGAACCCTGATGATATTTTTACCAATCAAGGAATCATTGCAAACCCTAACTGTTCAACAATTATCGCACTTGTTGCCATTGCCCAATTACACAAAAAAGCAACTATCAACTCAATGATTGTGTCAACTTACCAAGCTGTTTCAGGTGCTGGTAAACAAGGGATTGAAGAACTTGAAACCCAAGTTGTTGATATTTCTGAAGGAAAAAGTGTGACTCCTCACGTCTTCCCTTATCAAATCGCCTATAATTTAATTCCACAAATTGGTGGATTTAATGCTGAAGGGCATTCAAGCGAAGAAATGAAATTACAAAATGAAGGACGTAAAATCCTCCATCATCCAACACTTGATGTAACATGTACCTGTGTGCGTGTTCCTGTCGTTCGTTCGCATTCTGAAGCGATCACTCTTTTCTTAGATAATGATTTGAGCGTTGAAGAAGCCCGTCAAATCATTAGCGAAACTGATGGCGTGAAGTTAGTCGATGATTTAGACAATCAAGGTTACCCAATGCCACTTGATACATCTAACCAAGATTTAGTTCATGTTGGGCGTATCAGAAAAAGTAAAGTCGGTAATCAATCAGTCTTAACTCTGTGGTGTTGTGGGGACCAAGTAAGAAAAGGTGCTGCTACAAATGCCGTACAAATTTTAGAACACTACATAAAGCATTCTCACTAAACATACTGGCTTGTAAAGATAAAAAGAGTTGACTGGTTCATGATTTTATTTTTTCCGAGTGTGCACTATCATAAAAAAACTCTTTTATTAACATGATTTTCATAAGTTAATAAAAGAGTTTTTCGATTTAATTATGTCATCTTTAGGCTATCTAATCCCTAAAGATATTCTGGCATATCTGCTCATACGATCAGTCGTCCACGCAGGATACCAAACTAATTTTACTTCTAATTTTTTGATTTCATCTATATCACTTAATGCATCGTGAATTTGTTCTGTGATAACGTCTGCTAATGGACATTGATATATCAACATTTCTATGACAAAAAGTTAATAAAAAATCTTTCATTAACTTATTATTTACTTATTCATTTTACCACGGAAAAAGTGAATATTCTAGCTAAATTAGGCTTGGACTACATACTAGGAAGAGTATTAATTTGTCATTTTGGTTTGTTATCCACTATAAAAATCAGTATATTCTATATTATCAGAGTTTTCTGGATTTCCTAATTGATCAAAAAGAATATCTCGTTGTAATTTTCCAAGTAATCTATTTTTATCTTCTAATTCCATAAAATCCATAAGTGATGGATTTATTGCATCAAAATCATTTAAATCAGACAGTAAACTATTTATAAAACTATTCATACTTTTAGTATGATTTACTTTATAATAAATTTCTTCATTTAAATGATTTTTAAAATAATTATACCTTTCATTCAAATGAAAAGAATTTAAAAATTTTATTAATCTTTCACGATATTCAAAGTACTCAGAAACATGAATTTTAATCTCATAATTACTTGATTTACCAAGTAATTCATCTACCCCTTTTTTGATTTAATATAAAAATGGTATTCATCTTGTATAGACTCTGTAAATAAATTAATTACGTTTGATAACTTTACTTCGTTATCTCCTTTAATAGAACTGTTACATTGACTACATGATGGAATTAAATTAAAAATGGATACCGATAGAAACGGATAAACACTTTTAGGAAATAAATGGTCAATTTGAGGTCTTACTTTCCCCTTTTTTTCCCCTTTTTCTTTAAAATAGGTATAAATAAATTGAGAATTACAATAAGGACATACAATCGTATCTAAAAAGAGAGTATAGAGATAAACATTCCAATATTTCAAAACGGTTTTTTCAAATTTTTTATCTTTGAACAGTATAGAAATGTCCTTCAAATCATGAAATATATTTTCAATCTCCTGAAATTTCATATACCTAATTTCTCGTGTAAACCTTTCTTTATATAAATCTAAAAATACTTTTTCAAATGTAGGTAAAAATTTAAATATTGAAAATTTCTTTTTGAGATTATCTTTTCCTTTTTTCTTTTTTAAATTCTTATTTAATTCTGCTCTATAAATCCTATAACTTGTTATTTCACAAAACAAAGCATTATCTAAACTTGATAACTTATCAAGTTTAAATAGATACTCTCCAAAATCTTCCTCTAATTTTAAAAGTTCATAATAATTTGACTCATCTAACAAATTAATACTTAATCTAATCATTTTTTTTAAAATAATAGTATCTTCTAGAAGTTCTATTTGCTTCTTAATCAAATCTTCTCTTCTAAAATCTTTCTTACTCAGTTTTTTCGATATTATTATTTGATTCATTTCATTTAATATTTCGAAAAAAGTACCTTCAGCATTTGTCATTTTTGTCATATCAATAACAAAACTATTCTCGGATGAAATTTCCAGAATCATATCAGTATATTTTTTTTTAATTTCTTTAGTGAAAAACTTTTTATGAACGTCAACAACTTCTTTTGGCATTACAATATTAATCATTATTTTTGTCCCTATCTTTTAATATCTGAATTTGTTTCTCGATTTTCTCTTTCTCCTCTTGTAACCTGTTAAGCTTACTTTGTCTATTTTCTGCCTTAACCATTAAATTCTTCATTGAATACTTCAAAGACTTTCGAATGACTACTTCTCCAATTTCGTTGATTATACCTTCCAACTCTTTTGATCTTTTAGTCGTTATAACTCCATCATTTATTTCTTTTATTATTTCTTTTATTTTATTTGAACTAAATTCTCCCATTAACCCATTTTCTAAAAAAAAACTTTCAGACATCAGCTCATTTAAATTACCACCGAATGTGTTTATACTATTAGGTAGCATGTCATTCTTACTTAGAAAATTTACATCCATATTTCTTATATCTGACAAAATAAGAGGAGAGTGAGTAGTTAAAATAATCTGAAAATCTAAAGAAGTACTATAATGAGTATTGAGGAACATAAACAATGAGTTCATAAATTTTCTTTGCCATTCAGGGTGTAACGTTACATCAATTTCATCTAGTAAAATTAAGACGTTACTTTGAGTAATGTCTTTAGTACCCTCATAAATATTTGAGAAAATACTTAATAATGAATTTTCTCCTGAACTAATAGCTTTCCATTTTTTTTCTAAGAAAAAGAAAATATCTTC from Vagococcus martis includes these protein-coding regions:
- a CDS encoding polysaccharide deacetylase family protein, whose product is MIKEKRKQFILIFLLLILIVEVVFLVRRMTLDKKASQTLSSVTSEKKVIDQSIQELSQQNLENFVINQDLLKTANQTKDSVHQSIKTVDDISNISGKVKNQKKQLMLGLNKDAETIDAIQKKIKASQQMSAIFGTKPFNKNSLVKDLAISQSITQSMKDELDSNVTSLPKDEQKASLEAGLKQITEQHNALVSLDKEMKTYIQDKKIKTVPTSDQYKKLNKEVSGLKNDKLRQVYASQLSVLQKEVIKNDPTILNDDKKVALTFDDGPNNTSSIQILNTLKKYNIKATFFMLGTMVDNYPDVVKKIHEAGHDIGNHTYDHKDLTKLDEASIKQEIESTNQRIEKITGERPTLLRPPYGAYNERVTKVEPNMTIALWNIDTLDWKTHNATAILGEVKKELQPHSIVLMHDIHQDSADSLENVIKFLKSQDYTFVLAKDLIN
- a CDS encoding pyridoxal phosphate-dependent decarboxylase family protein, which encodes MDIQDYMKAFIDTFYENKQDIQQGKPIKLIPNDTINALKNTTITEDGRDLDSLLKMLEESVYPFRNVSEHKRNFAFIPAPVVDISKLGDLFESFYNPNAAGFYSSSGTAVIEEEMMAYLCEKAGYDPKKASGTFLSGGSMANLNATIAARDKYLSLDDITKGVVYISDQAHHSVHKALHVIGIPDERIRRVKTDDRLKIDPTVLQETIKTDKKNALRPFIVIATAGTTNAGVIDPLPELAKICKEEDMWLHVDGAFGASVLLSSSHTHLLKGIEQADSITWDAHKWLFQSYSCAMLLVKDKADLLRSFSETPEYLEDASENEHINTWDLGLDLSRPARVVKLWLSMQALGTKKLGDTIDYGIKLAEYTESVVRNTPKLDIVTPAQTAILNFRYYREGLSEEELNLFNTALSNMISNQGFAQILTTKLQGKTVLRMCTISPETTQEDIDKTIEHISSCIETLETN
- a CDS encoding ACT domain-containing protein, producing MSQNYLIVNQDVLPDVFSKVIEAKKLLNSGDFKNVSEVVNEVGLSRSAFYKYKDHVFVADKTAQIRKTLISFNLTDKKGLLSSVLNRLSELGGNVLTINQNIPIQDTATVVMGIDIKELSVSVNELLVELEKLTGVNHLQLLSIE
- the thrB gene encoding homoserine kinase; the encoded protein is MVCIKVPATSANVGVGFDTLGLAVTFYGECEVELSDKLEISGCPVEFQTEDNLIYQSYKYVLDDLKRPVTPIKLQIDSEIPFARGLGSSAVCIVSGVLAANELHQLHLSQDELVQYCTQIEGHPDNVVPALLGGLSASYQMDDDIFFQHYPVDESYQFVAFVPDFTLETSVARGVLPESYPLKTVVDNQAKLLFLLDALKTGDAANLDQFLDDGIHQPYRKKLIDEYDIVEHIAKESGAKGFYISGSGSTLMGVFTSQVDMKGLNTSLATLKHKWKALDLSVDYKGAEVCHRTI
- the thrC gene encoding threonine synthase is translated as MKDKECYDGKKYQSTRNETINYSASQAILAGLSPDGGLFVLPNLDDVNLDVSTVLNKDYQEIASLVINQFFNEFSENDIKKCVKEAYTNTFSDEKITPLKKVGDDYVLELFHGPTCSFKDVALSLLPKLVNLSAKTQHNTNKRLILTATSGDTGKAALEGFKNDPLVDMIVYYPNNGVSTIQEKQMQTQDGGNVAVVSINGNFDDAQSNVKRLFHDEELVALLKEHHIEFSSANSVNIGRLIPQVVYYFASYAELVNTGEIQLGEKIDYIVPTGNFGNILAGYYAQQMGLPINKLICASNENNVLYDFLKTGEYDTNREFKKTSSPSMDILISSNLERMLFHLSGGDAHYVADLMNQLKTTGKFKISDELLNTIQETFGTGYATDKQVAEQIDKVYKEKGYLLDPHTAVASYVLENSPEKKEKTVILSTASPYKFVQEVSKDIPELAIDSSQDEFKLIDELEEKTNVYAPSQLKDLKHAPILHNQVIDIDEMKDIIIKQVGE
- a CDS encoding homoserine dehydrogenase yields the protein MKIAILGFGTVGSGVYEILQQKNLAKQFSVEKVWCRPNDTIEIPKFCSNIEDIINDKDIELVVEVLGGIEVPFDLISRMLKSKKHVVTANKAVIARHYDALTDLAKENGVSLNFEASVGGGIPWIKNVELASRIDAISKCYGILNGTSNFILDTMLKEDEDFGDVLKEAQDLGYAEADPSADIDGFDVLNKLIISARKAFNKKLDPDDFFVHSMKQITKDDIHYFKQKGHIVKYIGEITHDEGVISLHAVPETFVEATIPSNNNIASLEGKTIGTLKFYGQGAGKLPTANAVVQDILDISKNISYIDTDNVENNDIIENKTNHYTFVIRTNETIDDALIKEKDGDYLITHPITLADIKKQTQLNDSLIVRVITQEDWHD
- a CDS encoding aspartate kinase, whose product is MIKVTKFGGSSVANATQFKKVKSIIDSDPTRTVVVTSASGKEQSDDHKMTDLLYLCYEHKRYGMPFDDLFQMIRDKLTRIEDELGLESTISEDLDFLYQKLSDSIDIDYLVSRGEYLTAKLLSNYLGFKFVDAKDIIIFKPNGQIDEKRSCKAIQKLIKESDKIVVPGFYGAYPDKSIHLMSRGGSDITGSFLANVMDAVCYENWTDVSGILKADPRIVNNPKQIETITYEELRELAYMGANVIHEEAVNPVRQKSIPIHILNTNDPQNRGTVITAEDEQEKRQAITGITGKKDFSIITVVKSHMSNDFGTIRKALECMEKYRIIVEHIPTGVDSFSLVVETAKLKPFYYEVISDLKASTQADKVTVIHDIALIAIVSRFMKNKTGMSGRLFSALGEQQINISLISQTSDELTIIIGVKNEDYNTTIQTIYYEFEGDDSL
- a CDS encoding aspartate-semialdehyde dehydrogenase; translation: MSELTVAILGATGEVGKEMLNSLLERQIPIKELRLFASKRSTGQKVAFGDKELVIETLTTDCFEGIDMVLCALDDDIARIYLPEAKKQGCLIIDNSSIYRLDEDVPLVVPEVNPDDIFTNQGIIANPNCSTIIALVAIAQLHKKATINSMIVSTYQAVSGAGKQGIEELETQVVDISEGKSVTPHVFPYQIAYNLIPQIGGFNAEGHSSEEMKLQNEGRKILHHPTLDVTCTCVRVPVVRSHSEAITLFLDNDLSVEEARQIISETDGVKLVDDLDNQGYPMPLDTSNQDLVHVGRIRKSKVGNQSVLTLWCCGDQVRKGAATNAVQILEHYIKHSH